In the genome of Dermacentor silvarum isolate Dsil-2018 chromosome 1, BIME_Dsil_1.4, whole genome shotgun sequence, one region contains:
- the LOC125945119 gene encoding uncharacterized protein LOC125945119 — protein MPTDQLAQICPRHLREFHRVALEPHLLEGQEKSRMQSQNWDQPAQWFDKTNSARARNATPQHDGKQEDMKLWKDQIYLCYQQNNDTGQGDLPAAMTSRLAEAPDRQAAAVVNRPLFVPEHMAAPGPLEAVEVRTPSEAAKPAAVKVNENSEPEQEISGTTSSNITSRTTGKSSYGTPAQSIPSYSSFKSREPRLKRLHDPQLRRSRTDAVVYFLLLLAALFCLLAVVDLFAGKDTSSGFEVTTKKNVSTAITTRKYASVLQHSHRGVSPCHDFYSSACFKPTSRVATDVAVVRRLEKTLLQQHDSPLRPLWEECVNASSRPDAWAQFRQLLTTVSLEGWPFSRTAPARPPAAVWEAAALLLRLLGLPAFASLSIRDHPNHQGKFIVALEPPQLLINASAAAHNWSVLWHTRAAGSVLSAFGLDESGAASDVTALERRLAVLAEPPPTETSGLVDNMAVLFRFRHFVAQALNRLVHVSDSTELWLRHPSFVQGLLRLLDESSPQIPLNYLGFRLLVRVAPFLPAAPGGVGSLLALHLAHGRPLELDTAHACLRLTAQAQPHLALLAVYKGGRELYDRLHRLDFAGRLRAAVEARLQQSTGLLDAATRTQALRRLRRLHVRAFFPSWVRAPPSEQPLSSHGLAAFVEASSRMTALRQGVRPEARWMGSPLDGHCSRGSRSLYVPASLAEPSLARLSARASACLMRALLLDTPPSLFQRCFPSAEVFIDAAALPVAWELFQATQWKTSRQQLGCRPLLHSFLSRPVPVA, from the coding sequence ATGCCAACCGACCAGCTGGCACAAATTTGCCCACGGCACTTACGCGAGTTTCACCGCGTGGCCCTGGAGCCACACCTGTTGGAAGGGCAGGAGAAGAGCCGGATGCAAAGCCAGAACTGGGATCAACCGGCGCAGTGGTTTGACAAAACGAACAGCGCCCGTGCTCGCAATGCCACTCCACAGCACGACGGCAAGCAAGAGGATATGAAACTATGGAAAGACCAGATATACTTATGTTATCAACAGAACAACGACACCGGACAAGGGGACCTCCCAGCGGCAATGACTTCGAGACTGGCTGAAGCGCCCGACCGTCAAGCTGCCGCAGTAGTGAATCGGCCATTGTTTGTGCCTGAGCACATGGCTGCGCCGGGACCACTCGAAGCTGTCGAAGTGAGAACACCTTCGGAAGCTGCGAAACCGGCTGCCGTCAAAGTCAATGAGAACAGCGAACCAGAACAGGAGATATCTGGAACAACCAGTTCCAATATAACGTCTCGTACTACCGGAAAGTCGAGCTACGGAACACCTGCACAGAGCATTCCTTCCTACTCTTCATTCAAGTCCAGAGAGCCCCGCCTAAAGCGCCTTCATGATCCTCAGCTGCGTCGAAGTCGGACAGACGCTGTCGTCTACTTCCTCTTGTTGCTGGCCGCCCTGTTTTGTCTCTTGGCTGTTGTGGATCTTTTTGCAGGCAAGGACACAAGTAGTGGATTTGAGGTCACCACTAAGAAAAATGTTTCTACGGCAATAACTACACGCAAGTATGCATCTGTACTGCAACATTCTCATCGAGGTGTTTCCCCCTGTCACGATTTCTACAGTTCTGCATGTTTCAAGCCAACATCACGAGTTGCAACAGACGTAGCTGTGGTTAGAAGACTGGAGAAGACTCTACTACAGCAACATGATTCTCCACTCAGACCACTGTGGGAGGAGTGCGTGAACGCTTCGTCACGACCAGACGCCTGGGCACAATTTCGGCAGCTTTTGACGACAGTCTCTCTCGAAGGCTGGCCCTTCAGCAGGACCGCTCCAGCAAGGCCGCCGGCAGCAGTGTGGGAAGCCGCGGCGCTCTTACTGCGGCTCCTCGGTCTGCCAGCTTTCGCGTCGCTTTCTATACGAGACCACCCGAACCACCAGGGCAAGTTCATTGTAGCCCTGGAGCCACCCCAGCTGCTCATCAATGCAAGCGCGGCCGCTCACAACTGGAGTGTTCTCTGGCACACGCGAGCAGCGGGCTCGGTTCTGTCTGCCTTTGGTCTTGACGAGTCTGGCGCCGCGAGTGACGTCACTGCCCTGGAGCGCCGGCTTGCCGTGTTGGCGGAACCACCGCCTACCGAGACGTCGGGCTTAGTCGACAACATGGCAGTGCTTTTCCGGTTCCGGCACTTTGTGGCGCAAGCACTTAACCGCCTCGTGCACGTGTCGGACTCGACTGAGCTCTGGCTGCGTCATCCATCTTTCGTGCAGGGACTTCTACGCCTGCTGGACGAGTCTTCTCCTCAAATACCACTGAACTACCTCGGCTTCCGGCTTCTGGTGCGCGTGGCGCCTTTCCTGCCAGCGGCGCCGGGAGGTGTCGGCTCACTGCTGGCACTGCACCTGGCACACGGCCGACCGCTCGAGCTGGACACGGCGCATGCCTGCCTGCGGCTGACAGCGCAAGCCCAGCCGCACCTAGCCCTGCTGGCCGTGTACAAGGGAGGACGCGAGCTCTACGACCGGCTGCACCGGCTCGATTTCGCCGGCCGACTGCGGGCTGCAGTCGAAGCGCGCCTACAGCAGTCCACGGGCCTGTTGGACGCGGCAACGCGCACCCAAGCcctgcggcggctgcggcggctcCACGTGCGCGCCTTCTTCCCGAGCTGGGTGCGTGCCCCACCCAGTGAGCAGCCACTGTCGAGTCACGGCCTCGCAGCCTTCGTCGAGGCAAGCTCGCGCATGACTGCACTGCGCCAGGGCGTGCGCCCCGAGGCGCGCTGGATGGGCTCGCCACTGGATGGCCACTGCTCCCGGGGCTCGCGCAGCCTTTACGTGCCGGCGTCGCTCGCCGAACCATCTCTCGCAAGGCTCAGCGCCCGCGCCAGCGCCTGCCTCATGCGGGCACTGCTCTTGGACACTCCCCCGTCGCTGTTCCAGCGCTGCTTCCCATCAGCAGAGGTGTTCATCGATGCGGCCGCCCTGCCAGTAGCCTGGGAGCTGTTTCAGGCGACGCAGTGGAAGACGTCTCGGCAACAACTCGGCTGCCGACCTCTTCTTCACTCATTTCTCAGCCGACCTGTGCCAGTGGCGTAG
- the LOC125940913 gene encoding cleavage and polyadenylation specificity factor subunit 6-like: MAAPGGSPRPPPPGFPPGPPGLPPGGSPGARPGFPLRPTGLTPPGGSPGRGLLPPGGSPGRGLPPGGSPGRGLPPGGSPGRGFPPGGSPGRGLPPGGSPLRPGFPPGPPTGLTPPRPPGFPPPPPPPPPGPEEGAPPPPEGAALPPPPPPPPAAPAAPPPPPPPPAGTADPDREALVKKSKEELQQLIVKKLEAWDKLALSKENEERIDALRKLITINKDEVELAGKVGPKDKLIEMMDTRLKLAKDTIDEINAEIKKETADRLKTLDKWEKGAIQDIKKLNRMESELAMRLSKRGRRLDPRSSMGQIDDTEGDMDDMERGWDRGRERDMDRSGDRYRDRDRDRDRDRDRDRDRDRDRDRDRDKDRDRDRDRDRDRDSDRDHDRDRDRDRDRDRDRDRGDRDRDRDRDRDRGDRDRDRNRGDRDRDRDRDRDRDRDRDREKSRDRGRDGDRRRQSDADREKGKDKDKEKDKDKEKDTDKDKECNE, encoded by the exons ATGGCCGCTCCTGGTGGGTCTCCCCGGCCTCCGCCCCCGGGCTTTCCCCCGGGCCCGCCGGGGTTGCCACCGGGCGGCTCCCCCGGCGCGCGGCCCGGTTTCCCGCTGCGGCCTACTGGACTGACGCCTCCCGGTGGCTCGCCTGGCCGGGGTCTACTACCGCCCGGTGGCTCGCCTGGCCGGGGTCTTCCGCCCGGTGGCTCGCCTGGCCGAGGTCTTCCGCCCGGAGGATCGCCTGGCCGGGGTTTTCCGCCCGGTGGCTCGCCTGGAAGGGGTCTGCCGCCTGGTGGTTCGCCCCTGCGACCCGGCTTCCCGCCAGGCCCACCGACTGGTCTCACGCCTCCAcgtccgccgggcttccctccgcCGCCCCCGCCGCCCCCACCGGGGCCTGAGGAAGGAGCGCCGCCACCGCCCGAGGGTGCCGCGctaccgccgccaccgccgccaccgccggcggCGCCCGCTGCACCACCACCCCCGCCACCACCACCAGCCGGGACCGCCGACCCCGACCGAGAAGCGCTCGTTAAGAAATCCAAAGAGGAGCTGCAGCAGCTCATCGTCAAAAAGCTCGAGGCTTGGGACAAACTGGCGCTGTCCAAGGAGAACGAGGAACGCATCGATGCTTTGCGTAAGCTCATAACCATTAACAAAGACGAAGTCGAACTTGCGGGCAAGGTAGGTCCGAAGGACAAGCTCATTGAGATGATGGATACAAGACTAAAGCTGGCAAAAGACACTATAGATGAGATCAATGCCGAGATAAAGAAAGAAACTGCCGATAGGCTTAAGACCCTTGACAAATGGGAGAAAGGCGCCATTCAAGACATCAAGAAACTTAACCGAATGGAATCTGAGCTGGCGATGCGTTTGTCGAAAAGAGGACGGCGCCTTGATCCTAGATCATCAATGGGCCAGATAGACGATACGGAAGGAGACATGGATGACATGGAGAGAGGCTGGGACCGTGGACGCGAGAGGGACATGGATCGGAGTGGAGATCGGTATCGTGACCGAGACCGCGATCGAGATCGTGACAGAGACCGTGACAGAGACCGTGACAGAGACCGCGACAGAGACCGCGACAAAGACCGCGACAGAGACCGCGACAGAGACCGCGACAGAGACAGTGACAGGGACCATGACAGGGACCGTGACAGGGACCGTGACAGGGACCGCGACAGGGACCGCGGGGACCGCGACCGTGATAGGGACCGTGACAGGGACCGCGGGGACCGCGACCGTGACAGGAACCGCGGGGACCGTGACAGAGATCGTGACAGGGACCGTGACAGAGATCGTGACAGAGACCGCGAGAAGTCACGGGACCGTGGAAGAGATGGTGATAGGAGACGCCAGAGCGACGCGGACCGAGAAAAGGGGAAAGACAAGGACAAGGAGAAAGACAAGGACAAGGAGAAAGACACGGACAAAGACAAGGAG TGCAACGAGTGA